Proteins encoded by one window of Cylindrospermum stagnale PCC 7417:
- a CDS encoding nucleoside deaminase: MDEFMQAAITEAQQGRQEGGIPIGSILVKDGKILGRGHNKRVQDGDPVTHAEIDCLRNAGRIGSYKGTTLYSTLMPCYLCAGAVVQFGIKKVIAGESRTFPGAKDFMVSHGVEVIDLNLDECAQMMSEFITEKPELWNEDIGK; encoded by the coding sequence ATGGACGAATTTATGCAAGCTGCAATTACCGAAGCCCAACAAGGCAGACAAGAAGGGGGAATTCCCATTGGTTCCATTCTCGTCAAAGATGGCAAAATTCTCGGCAGAGGACACAATAAACGTGTGCAAGATGGTGATCCTGTTACCCATGCCGAAATCGATTGTCTCCGCAATGCTGGCAGAATTGGCAGCTACAAAGGTACAACTCTCTATTCAACCTTAATGCCGTGCTATTTGTGCGCTGGTGCTGTGGTGCAATTTGGCATTAAAAAAGTTATTGCTGGGGAATCGAGAACTTTTCCCGGTGCTAAAGATTTTATGGTATCCCACGGTGTGGAAGTAATTGATCTCAATCTTGATGAATGCGCACAGATGATGAGTGAATTTATTACAGAGAAACCAGAACTCTGGAATGAGGATATTGGTAAATAA